From Campylobacter upsaliensis, the proteins below share one genomic window:
- a CDS encoding DUF2972 domain-containing protein → MRGGGGVIRQIIYIDTQDLQADKAFNTMQRLSKILHFNPPKEEDRAKFERKVWNNYALFLPFTLFINHKDFSYLKDKIKIIITEEPLNQLKDIKNLFLNENDLCYKHLSINVEQKHYELIKEDKEIKERLKSYFKEFVKVLDEKVRFRKDNALNENDMLEFFKNNANLALQFKALLDSELTHIKQTHPDIIASWKYYQEFEKICEGLKN, encoded by the coding sequence ATGAGGGGGGGGGGGGGGGTAATCCGACAAATCATCTACATCGATACGCAGGATTTACAAGCAGATAAAGCCTTTAACACAATGCAAAGACTTTCTAAAATTCTTCATTTTAATCCACCTAAAGAAGAAGATAGGGCTAAATTTGAACGCAAGGTTTGGAACAATTATGCCTTGTTTTTACCTTTCACTTTATTTATAAACCATAAAGATTTTTCTTATCTTAAAGATAAAATTAAAATCATCATCACAGAAGAGCCTCTAAATCAACTAAAAGATATTAAAAATCTCTTCTTAAATGAAAATGATCTATGCTATAAACACCTTAGCATTAATGTAGAACAAAAACATTATGAGCTTATCAAAGAAGATAAAGAAATAAAAGAAAGATTAAAAAGCTATTTTAAAGAATTTGTCAAAGTGCTAGATGAAAAAGTAAGATTTAGAAAAGATAATGCTCTAAATGAAAATGATATGTTAGAATTCTTTAAAAACAATGCAAATTTAGCTTTGCAATTTAAAGCTTTATTAGATAGTGAATTAACCCACATTAAACAAACACACCCTGACATCATCGCTTCGTGGAAATATTACCAAGAATTTGAGAAAATTTGTGAGGGGTTAAAAAATTAA
- a CDS encoding Cj0069 family protein → MKKNIVFFEARGGSDKGPDGYRKDTMPMVNALKAKGWNAEVIFFTDDILRDENERNKIYEQVKNTADGYVSRVNPGNLKEEKLYFEVLRKLCADGLVGMPHPDAMIGYGAKDALTKLADTPLVPDDTYAYYDIKTFKETFPKSLAKGERVLKQNRGSTGEGIWRVRLEDGVAYNTCDSLPLDTTIICTEAKDNHSETRKLGEFMDFCEQYIIGDNGMLVDMTFLPRIKEGEIRILMLYKTPVYVVHKKPAEGGDAFSATLFSGAKYRYDEPKDWKNLIDWFLGQLPSIKNKLGNYDLPLIWTADFILDTDEKGADRYILGEINCSCVGFTSPVEFMEKIALMVGDNIVDIVSEKKA, encoded by the coding sequence ATGAAAAAAAATATCGTTTTTTTCGAAGCTAGAGGCGGAAGTGATAAGGGTCCTGATGGGTATAGAAAAGATACTATGCCTATGGTAAATGCTCTAAAAGCTAAGGGCTGGAATGCTGAAGTTATATTTTTTACCGATGACATTTTACGCGATGAAAATGAGCGTAATAAAATTTATGAGCAGGTCAAAAACACAGCCGATGGTTATGTTTCTCGCGTGAATCCGGGAAATTTAAAAGAAGAAAAACTTTATTTTGAAGTGCTTCGCAAGCTTTGTGCGGATGGGCTTGTAGGTATGCCTCACCCTGATGCTATGATAGGTTATGGAGCTAAAGATGCACTAACTAAACTAGCCGATACACCTTTGGTTCCTGATGATACTTATGCTTATTATGATATTAAGACCTTTAAAGAAACCTTCCCAAAAAGCTTGGCTAAAGGCGAAAGAGTGCTAAAGCAAAATCGTGGCTCGACAGGCGAGGGAATTTGGCGTGTGAGACTTGAAGACGGCGTGGCTTACAATACTTGTGATTCCTTACCACTTGATACGACTATCATTTGTACAGAAGCAAAGGATAATCACAGCGAAACGCGTAAGCTTGGCGAATTTATGGACTTTTGTGAGCAATATATCATAGGCGATAATGGTATGCTTGTAGATATGACTTTTTTACCACGCATTAAAGAAGGTGAGATAAGAATTTTAATGCTTTATAAAACTCCTGTTTATGTCGTGCATAAAAAACCGGCTGAAGGTGGAGATGCCTTTTCCGCGACACTTTTTAGTGGGGCAAAATACCGCTACGATGAGCCAAAAGACTGGAAAAATTTAATCGATTGGTTCTTAGGACAACTTCCATCTATAAAAAATAAACTTGGCAATTATGACTTACCTCTCATTTGGACAGCGGATTTTATCCTCGATACAGATGAAAAAGGTGCGGATCGCTATATTTTAGGTGAAATTAACTGCTCTTGCGTTGGCTTTACTTCTCCAGTGGAATTTATGGAGAAAATCGCTCTAATGGTCGGCGATAACATTGTCGATATCGTTAGCGAGAAAAAAGCTTAA
- the sppA gene encoding signal peptide peptidase SppA — protein MQILTLFFRGIAKIISYINTYFKTFLFLLLLVWLFSPSSSVSVANLERIDLKGEILDTGAVLEKIINAKNDPNIKGVLFFIDSPGGAFAPSMELALAIKDLKEKKPIVAYAAGTMASGSYLAGVAADKIYANPAAFIGSIGVIAQGMNISELAQKIGIKEQTIKAGTFKEAGTFTREWSEEERTYLQRLINNSYMLFVEFVAKERGLKVDEKEKWADARVFLANEAKNLGLIDSLSNYEQAKKELEILSKVANPVWKEADKIDQFLEKLNQQSVQFFSTLSKNLLQNSKMQIF, from the coding sequence ATGCAAATTTTAACATTATTTTTTCGTGGCATAGCTAAGATTATTTCTTACATCAATACCTATTTTAAAACTTTTTTATTTTTACTTTTACTCGTTTGGCTTTTTAGCCCTAGCTCTAGCGTTTCTGTGGCAAATTTAGAACGCATTGATTTAAAAGGCGAGATTTTGGACACGGGAGCAGTTTTAGAAAAAATTATTAACGCTAAAAATGATCCAAATATCAAAGGTGTGCTTTTCTTCATCGATAGTCCCGGCGGGGCTTTTGCTCCAAGTATGGAACTAGCACTTGCCATTAAGGATTTAAAGGAAAAAAAGCCTATCGTCGCTTATGCGGCTGGAACTATGGCTAGTGGAAGTTACTTAGCTGGAGTCGCAGCGGATAAAATTTATGCAAACCCTGCTGCGTTTATAGGATCTATAGGCGTCATTGCACAAGGTATGAATATTAGCGAATTGGCTCAAAAAATAGGCATTAAAGAACAAACCATAAAAGCAGGGACTTTTAAAGAAGCTGGAACTTTTACAAGAGAGTGGAGTGAGGAAGAAAGGACATATTTACAAAGGCTCATTAATAATAGCTATATGCTTTTTGTAGAATTTGTAGCAAAAGAAAGAGGACTAAAGGTCGATGAGAAGGAAAAATGGGCAGATGCTAGGGTGTTTTTAGCAAATGAAGCCAAAAATTTAGGTCTAATAGACTCCCTTAGCAATTACGAACAAGCCAAAAAAGAACTTGAAATTCTAAGTAAGGTCGCAAATCCTGTATGGAAGGAAGCGGATAAAATCGATCAATTTTTAGAAAAACTTAATCAACAAAGTGTGCAATTTTTCAGCACTCTTTCTAAAAATCTTTTGCAAAATAGCAAAATGCAAATTTTTTAA
- the mqnF gene encoding aminofutalosine deaminase family hydrolase, protein MYIISASKIFLCDANFTILENFAFAFDEVILEIDKIEILKRKYPNAKLIKTKPNSLILPAFINPHTHLEFSANAYTLHFGDFFIWLKSVINSRQILSEEAKEELIANTLTQMQKTGTATIGEISSFGSDLKPCAKHSMRVIFFNELLGTNESQNAEKKQEFLKRFQKSLEFKNERFIPAISIHSPYSTNLELAKFGISLAKKHQMLLSTHFLESKAENLWLRKASGKFKQWLGNFTPNPKPLYTIDEFITLFKDLRTLFTHCVYLKEFELLNPNLHSITHCAFSNRLLSQKSLGLKNVLKSGLNIHLGTDGLSSNISLSMLDEMRANLLIHKDFELNELAKKLLLMATFYPAKALNLNLGTLSVGKIADFSVFEIEKCDNSQLPLQFILNAKEVQKLFIKGQQCKF, encoded by the coding sequence GTGTATATTATTTCAGCTTCAAAAATCTTTTTATGTGATGCGAATTTTACAATTTTGGAAAATTTTGCCTTTGCTTTTGATGAAGTGATTTTGGAAATCGACAAAATAGAAATTTTAAAACGAAAATATCCTAATGCCAAACTAATTAAAACCAAGCCAAATTCCCTCATACTCCCCGCTTTCATCAACCCACACACGCATTTAGAATTTAGTGCAAATGCCTATACTCTACACTTTGGAGACTTTTTCATCTGGCTTAAAAGCGTGATTAATTCTAGGCAAATTTTGAGCGAAGAGGCAAAAGAGGAGCTTATAGCCAACACTTTAACTCAAATGCAAAAAACAGGCACAGCAACCATAGGCGAAATTTCAAGCTTTGGGAGCGATTTAAAACCTTGTGCTAAACACTCTATGCGTGTGATTTTTTTCAATGAGCTTTTAGGCACAAATGAATCGCAAAATGCGGAAAAAAAACAAGAATTTTTAAAGCGTTTTCAAAAATCTTTAGAATTTAAAAATGAGCGTTTTATCCCGGCTATTTCTATCCACTCACCCTATTCTACAAATTTAGAACTTGCTAAATTTGGAATTTCTTTAGCTAAAAAACATCAAATGCTCTTAAGCACACATTTTTTAGAAAGCAAGGCTGAAAATTTATGGCTTAGAAAAGCTTCTGGCAAATTTAAACAATGGCTAGGAAATTTCACACCAAATCCCAAGCCACTTTATACAATTGATGAATTTATCACTCTTTTTAAAGATTTAAGAACGCTTTTTACACATTGTGTTTATTTAAAAGAATTTGAACTTTTAAACCCAAATTTACACTCCATTACACATTGTGCTTTTTCAAATCGTCTCTTAAGTCAAAAAAGTCTAGGGCTTAAAAATGTTCTTAAAAGTGGCTTAAATATCCACTTAGGCACGGACGGCTTAAGTTCAAATATTAGCCTTTCTATGCTTGATGAAATGCGTGCAAATTTACTGATACATAAAGATTTTGAACTTAATGAACTTGCTAAAAAACTCTTACTTATGGCGACATTTTATCCAGCTAAGGCTTTAAATCTTAATCTGGGCACTTTAAGCGTAGGGAAAATAGCCGATTTTAGCGTCTTTGAAATCGAAAAATGTGATAACTCTCAGCTTCCTTTGCAATTTATCCTCAATGCTAAAGAAGTGCAAAAATTATTTATCAAAGGACAACAATGCAAATTTTAA
- the aroQ gene encoding type II 3-dehydroquinate dehydratase, with protein MKIMVIQGPNINMLGFREVGIYGAMKMEEIHEQMQNAASQNGVELDFFQSNFEGEIVDKIQECLGTVDGIIINAAAYTHTSVAIRDAISAVALPTIEVHISNIYRREEFRQKSLIAPVCAGSIVGFGPFGYHLALMGIMQICEQVKNLKAMQQNNA; from the coding sequence ATGAAAATAATGGTCATACAAGGTCCCAATATCAATATGTTAGGCTTTAGAGAGGTCGGCATTTATGGTGCGATGAAAATGGAAGAAATCCACGAGCAAATGCAAAATGCAGCAAGTCAAAATGGCGTGGAACTTGACTTTTTTCAAAGCAATTTCGAGGGCGAAATTGTCGATAAAATTCAAGAATGTTTAGGCACTGTTGATGGGATTATCATTAACGCAGCGGCTTATACACATACTTCTGTTGCGATTCGTGATGCCATTTCTGCCGTAGCTTTACCGACTATTGAGGTGCATATTTCTAATATTTATCGTAGAGAAGAATTTAGACAAAAAAGCTTAATAGCACCAGTTTGTGCGGGGTCTATCGTGGGCTTTGGTCCTTTTGGTTATCATCTTGCTTTAATGGGTATTATGCAAATTTGTGAGCAAGTGAAAAATTTGAAGGCTATGCAGCAAAATAATGCTTAA
- the folK gene encoding 2-amino-4-hydroxy-6-hydroxymethyldihydropteridine diphosphokinase, translated as MLKIQGARAVQNFRFFPFASRNLRNFKYFALVGLGSNIEDEKRRFRALFRLLMDDKRLKVLQTSPLLINKAFGYERQKDFTNAVLLAQTNLHARAFLKVLLYYEVKFKRKRTFKNAPRTLDLDLLYFSQKTKKDFRCEVPHSGAKERISVILPLGLMEG; from the coding sequence ATGCTTAAAATTCAAGGTGCAAGAGCGGTTCAAAATTTTCGTTTTTTCCCTTTTGCAAGTCGAAATTTAAGGAATTTTAAATATTTTGCTTTGGTAGGTTTGGGGTCAAATATAGAAGATGAAAAAAGGCGTTTTAGAGCTTTGTTTAGACTTTTAATGGACGATAAAAGGCTTAAAGTTCTTCAAACCTCCCCCCTACTTATAAATAAGGCTTTTGGCTATGAGAGACAAAAGGATTTCACAAATGCCGTGCTTTTGGCACAGACAAATTTACACGCGAGAGCTTTTTTAAAAGTTTTGCTTTATTATGAAGTCAAGTTTAAGAGGAAGAGAACTTTTAAAAACGCTCCCAGAACGCTTGATTTGGATCTTTTGTATTTTTCACAAAAGACAAAAAAAGATTTTCGGTGCGAAGTGCCTCATAGTGGGGCTAAAGAAAGAATTAGCGTAATTTTGCCCTTGGGCTTAATGGAAGGATAG
- the flhF gene encoding flagellar biosynthesis protein FlhF, which translates to MGQLIYTFTVEDTEEIIPKVKEDYGDKALIITNKQIRPKTINRKGLYEVMVAIEEADYKEHLKAMGKPMPPKKTQPQTPKPAVKEEDDEAVELEFSKASLNVQKEYENYTKPKPSLDDFKEKLSAVSSEISKVTGTSLPEYQAPNLQYNKKIEAFEKQINTLSDKMNLLVDMMWDDKAEARKNLIIPPEFASIYKQAKESGMLETHLEAIMKATIENMPATMKMNKEAVQRYFHSLLRNILPCRVETDIKKQKIMMLVGPTGVGKTTTLAKLAFRYAYGDKRYKTGIITLDTYRIGAVEQLFQYAKMMKLPIIDSIEPKDLDEAIKSLSSCEVILVDTIGNSQYDQTKLAKTKEFLIHSNAEIDVNLVISANTKYEDLMEIYKNFSFLNIDTLIITKFDETKVFGNIFSLIYEINTPLSFFSVGQEVPDDIEVANSDFLVHCILEGFKGKNNE; encoded by the coding sequence GTGGGACAGCTTATTTACACCTTTACCGTTGAAGATACGGAAGAAATTATTCCAAAAGTTAAAGAAGATTATGGAGATAAGGCTTTAATTATCACAAATAAACAAATTCGTCCCAAGACTATTAATCGCAAAGGGCTTTATGAGGTTATGGTCGCTATTGAGGAAGCAGATTATAAGGAGCATTTAAAGGCTATGGGTAAGCCTATGCCACCTAAAAAAACCCAGCCACAAACTCCTAAACCAGCAGTAAAAGAAGAAGATGATGAAGCTGTGGAACTTGAATTTTCTAAAGCTTCTTTAAATGTGCAAAAAGAATATGAAAATTATACCAAACCTAAACCTAGCTTAGATGATTTTAAAGAAAAACTTTCGGCTGTTAGCTCTGAAATTTCTAAGGTTACAGGCACTAGCTTACCAGAATATCAAGCTCCAAATTTGCAATATAATAAGAAAATCGAGGCTTTTGAAAAGCAGATTAACACCCTAAGTGATAAGATGAATTTGCTTGTAGATATGATGTGGGACGATAAAGCGGAGGCGAGGAAAAATCTCATTATACCGCCTGAATTTGCGAGTATTTATAAACAGGCTAAGGAAAGTGGTATGCTTGAAACGCACTTAGAAGCCATTATGAAAGCGACCATTGAAAATATGCCAGCAACGATGAAGATGAATAAAGAAGCCGTGCAGAGGTATTTTCACTCTCTTTTGCGTAATATTCTGCCTTGTCGCGTAGAAACGGACATTAAAAAGCAAAAAATTATGATGCTAGTGGGTCCAACAGGAGTGGGTAAAACAACGACTTTAGCTAAACTTGCCTTCCGTTATGCTTATGGAGATAAGCGTTATAAAACTGGTATTATCACGCTAGATACTTATAGAATAGGTGCTGTTGAGCAGCTTTTTCAATATGCTAAAATGATGAAGCTACCTATCATCGATAGTATAGAGCCTAAGGACTTAGATGAGGCGATTAAGAGTCTTAGCAGTTGCGAAGTGATTTTGGTCGATACCATAGGAAATTCGCAATATGACCAAACAAAACTCGCCAAAACAAAAGAATTTTTAATACATTCTAATGCGGAAATTGATGTGAATTTAGTCATCTCGGCTAATACAAAATACGAAGATTTAATGGAAATTTATAAGAATTTTTCCTTTTTAAATATCGACACTTTAATCATTACAAAATTTGATGAAACTAAGGTTTTTGGTAATATTTTTTCTTTGATTTATGAGATTAATACTCCGCTTAGTTTTTTCTCTGTAGGGCAGGAAGTGCCTGATGACATTGAAGTGGCAAATAGCGACTTTTTGGTGCATTGTATTTTAGAGGGTTTTAAAGGTAAAAATAATGAATAA
- the flhG gene encoding flagella biosynthesis ATPase FlhG: MNNQAGKLQNLMKQNKDKKEQNTHFIAITSGKGGVGKSTISANLANVLANNNYKVGLFDADIGLANLDVILNVRIQKNLLHVLRGECSLEDILIEVKPNLWLIPGESGDEILKYSDKNIYERFLNQASILDELDFLIIDTGAGIGGNILNFLEMADEVIVVTVPDPAAITDAYATIKTTSKTKENLLMVFNVVKNENEALKVFENIKKVANANIKNPLNLEFLGHLSASKEVSNSIKKRTLFSDENTASSDELKSLASKLLYRLERKVLDDVSSRSFSSFFRKIIERF; this comes from the coding sequence ATGAATAATCAAGCAGGTAAATTGCAAAATTTGATGAAGCAAAATAAGGACAAAAAAGAGCAAAACACTCATTTTATAGCTATTACAAGTGGCAAAGGTGGTGTAGGTAAAAGCACGATAAGTGCAAATTTGGCAAATGTTTTAGCGAATAATAATTATAAGGTAGGGCTTTTTGATGCGGATATAGGTTTGGCAAATTTAGATGTGATTTTAAATGTGCGTATTCAAAAAAATCTTTTGCATGTTTTAAGGGGCGAGTGCTCTTTAGAGGACATTTTGATTGAAGTGAAGCCAAATTTGTGGCTTATACCGGGTGAAAGTGGTGATGAAATTCTAAAATATAGCGATAAAAATATTTATGAAAGATTTTTAAATCAGGCTAGTATTTTAGATGAACTTGATTTTCTCATCATCGACACGGGTGCCGGTATAGGCGGGAATATTTTAAATTTTTTAGAGATGGCTGATGAGGTTATTGTCGTTACTGTGCCGGATCCAGCGGCGATTACAGATGCTTATGCGACCATTAAAACCACTTCTAAAACTAAGGAAAATTTATTGATGGTTTTTAATGTGGTTAAAAATGAAAACGAGGCTTTAAAGGTCTTTGAAAATATCAAAAAAGTTGCAAATGCTAACATTAAAAATCCTTTAAATTTAGAATTTTTAGGACATTTAAGCGCTTCAAAAGAAGTGAGTAATAGTATTAAAAAACGCACCCTTTTTAGTGATGAAAATACTGCCTCAAGTGATGAGCTAAAGTCTCTAGCTTCCAAGCTTTTGTATAGATTGGAACGAAAAGTGCTTGATGATGTTTCAAGTCGTAGTTTTTCAAGCTTTTTTAGAAAAATTATAGAAAGATTTTAG
- a CDS encoding RNA polymerase sigma factor FliA codes for MLKEQSPRSYADVIKKEQDELVISYMPALRAMAFRLKERLPSSIDVNDLIGVGIEEMIKLSRRYDKDQNDNFWGFARKRVNGSMLDYLRRLDVMSRNNRKILKDIDVILDEYFLENEYEPDDEYLAKKLEIDVDRVREVRAAHAISYTLPLDEQIEMYSEDETLEKIERGELLEHINEILDTLKERDQLIIQLYYYEELSLKEISEILNVSESRISQIHKKLLKKLRERLS; via the coding sequence ATGCTAAAAGAGCAGTCGCCTAGATCTTATGCGGATGTCATAAAAAAAGAGCAAGATGAGCTCGTCATCTCCTATATGCCAGCACTTAGGGCTATGGCATTTCGCTTAAAGGAGCGTTTGCCATCAAGCATTGATGTTAATGATCTTATTGGTGTGGGGATTGAAGAGATGATAAAGCTTTCACGCCGTTATGATAAGGATCAAAATGACAATTTTTGGGGCTTTGCGAGGAAAAGGGTCAATGGCTCAATGCTTGATTATTTAAGGCGACTTGATGTGATGAGCCGTAATAATCGCAAAATTTTAAAAGATATTGATGTGATTTTAGATGAATATTTTTTAGAAAATGAATATGAGCCAGATGATGAATATTTAGCTAAAAAACTTGAAATTGATGTGGATAGAGTAAGGGAAGTAAGAGCAGCTCACGCGATAAGCTATACTTTGCCTCTTGATGAGCAAATTGAAATGTATAGCGAAGATGAGACTTTGGAGAAGATAGAAAGAGGAGAACTTTTAGAGCATATTAATGAAATTTTAGATACTTTAAAGGAGCGAGACCAGCTTATTATCCAGCTTTATTATTATGAAGAATTAAGTTTAAAAGAAATTAGTGAGATTTTAAATGTGAGCGAGAGTCGCATTTCTCAAATTCATAAAAAATTACTTAAAAAATTGAGAGAAAGGTTAAGCTAA
- the fliM gene encoding flagellar motor switch protein FliM, with amino-acid sequence MAEILSQEEIDALLEVVDDNTDTPAPSNSKDEKDERNIVVYDFKRPNRVSKEQLRTIKGIHDKLARNLASQISSMMRSIVETKLHSVDQMTYGEFLMSLPSPTSFNVFSIKPLDGNCVLEINPSIAFPMIDRLLGGQGDSYEASRELTDIELNLLDSILRIIMQRLKESWSTVTEIYPSIEAKESSPNVVQIVSQNEIIIMVVMEIIIGNSSGMVNICYPVVHLESILSRLANRDIMMGETSAKKSRNKELKTLIGRAEVVYEAILGKTLINVNEFLELKQGDILRLDREADDKAVVSIDKKDVFLAQIGLHRFRKSIKIIELIRTDKDEIKEILEKYEEERKAKASVYDETEDLEDEEI; translated from the coding sequence ATGGCAGAAATACTTTCCCAAGAAGAAATTGACGCCCTTTTAGAGGTCGTTGATGATAATACAGACACACCAGCACCTTCGAATTCTAAAGATGAAAAAGATGAAAGAAATATTGTCGTTTATGATTTTAAGCGACCTAATAGAGTTTCAAAAGAACAGCTTAGAACGATTAAGGGCATACACGATAAATTAGCTAGAAATTTAGCCTCTCAAATTTCATCAATGATGAGAAGTATTGTAGAAACTAAGCTTCATTCTGTCGATCAAATGACTTATGGGGAGTTTTTGATGTCTTTGCCAAGCCCTACAAGCTTCAATGTTTTCTCCATAAAGCCTCTTGATGGAAATTGTGTTTTGGAGATTAACCCAAGTATAGCCTTTCCTATGATAGACAGACTTTTAGGAGGGCAGGGCGATAGCTATGAGGCAAGTAGAGAGCTTACGGACATAGAATTAAATTTACTTGATAGCATTTTGCGTATTATTATGCAAAGACTTAAGGAAAGCTGGTCGACTGTAACTGAAATTTATCCAAGCATCGAAGCGAAAGAAAGTAGCCCTAATGTCGTGCAAATCGTCTCTCAAAATGAAATTATCATTATGGTTGTTATGGAGATTATCATAGGAAATTCAAGCGGTATGGTCAATATTTGCTATCCTGTTGTGCATTTGGAAAGTATTTTGAGTCGTTTGGCAAATCGTGATATTATGATGGGTGAAACTTCTGCGAAAAAGTCGCGTAACAAAGAGCTAAAAACTCTCATCGGTCGTGCGGAAGTCGTTTATGAGGCGATTTTGGGAAAAACTTTAATCAATGTCAATGAATTTTTAGAGCTTAAGCAGGGCGATATTTTAAGACTTGATAGAGAAGCTGATGATAAGGCTGTGGTAAGCATAGATAAAAAAGATGTCTTTTTGGCACAAATAGGCTTACACCGCTTTAGAAAGTCTATTAAAATCATCGAGCTTATCCGCACTGATAAAGATGAAATTAAAGAAATTTTGGAAAAATACGAAGAGGAAAGAAAGGCTAAAGCTAGCGTTTATGATGAAACTGAGGATTTGGAGGATGAGGAAATATGA
- the fliY gene encoding flagellar motor switch protein FliY, which produces MINEFLKLFTNECVSTIEGLTGKSAEFSEYKEFDVSASDTLKPPLVYVNFGVSSGGRVGILAGAVLMSAIGEWMMGEEEITKNDKLGADEMDAAKEAIQNIISAFTTSLGAQKELPKMEFSLSSCEFIEESIDLKDFVKLYNYDIKIEDLEEQISLVMDDKLYKTLTKSGDDEATTQQKERAVGSGEAMMTLGEGLKNINLIMDVRLPVRVRIGNKKMLLKDVLTMDIGSVVELNQLANDPLEILIGDKRIAYGEVVIVDGNFGVQITEIGTKKERLEQLR; this is translated from the coding sequence ATGATTAATGAATTTTTAAAACTTTTTACCAATGAATGCGTTAGCACTATCGAGGGTTTGACGGGAAAAAGTGCTGAATTTAGTGAATATAAAGAATTTGATGTTAGTGCTAGCGATACGCTTAAGCCACCTTTAGTGTATGTGAATTTTGGTGTAAGTTCAGGTGGTCGCGTAGGTATTTTGGCTGGGGCTGTTTTGATGAGTGCCATAGGTGAGTGGATGATGGGTGAGGAGGAAATCACCAAAAACGACAAGCTAGGTGCTGATGAAATGGACGCCGCTAAAGAAGCTATACAAAATATCATCTCCGCTTTTACCACAAGCCTTGGCGCACAAAAAGAACTGCCTAAAATGGAATTTAGTTTAAGCTCTTGCGAATTTATTGAAGAAAGCATCGATTTAAAGGACTTTGTGAAGCTTTATAATTATGATATTAAAATTGAAGATTTGGAAGAGCAAATTTCTTTAGTGATGGATGATAAGCTTTACAAAACTCTCACAAAAAGTGGCGATGATGAGGCTACGACTCAACAAAAAGAGAGAGCGGTTGGCAGCGGTGAAGCTATGATGACGCTTGGAGAAGGGCTTAAAAATATCAATCTTATTATGGATGTGCGTTTGCCTGTGCGAGTAAGAATAGGTAATAAAAAAATGCTTCTTAAAGATGTGCTAACTATGGATATAGGCTCTGTGGTCGAGCTAAATCAACTTGCCAACGATCCCTTAGAAATTCTTATCGGAGATAAAAGAATCGCTTATGGTGAGGTCGTGATAGTCGATGGCAATTTTGGCGTTCAAATTACAGAAATCGGCACGAAAAAGGAAAGATTGGAGCAGTTAAGATAA
- a CDS encoding DUF2972 domain-containing protein, whose amino-acid sequence MRGGGGVTRQIIYIDTQDLQADKAFNTMQKLSKILHFNPPKEEDKAKFERKVWNDYALFLPFTLFINHKDFSYLKDKIKIIITQEPLNQLKDIKNLFLNENDLCYKHLSINVEQKYYELIKEDKEIKERLKSYFKEFVKVLDERVKFRKEHALNENDVLEFFKNNANLALQFKALLDSELTHIKQTHPDIIASWKYYEEFEKICEGFG is encoded by the coding sequence ATGAGGGGGGGGGGGGGGGTAACCAGACAAATCATCTACATCGATACGCAGGATTTACAAGCAGATAAAGCCTTTAACACAATGCAAAAGCTTTCTAAAATTCTTCATTTTAATCCACCTAAAGAAGAAGATAAAGCCAAATTTGAACGCAAGGTTTGGAACGATTACGCCTTGTTTTTACCTTTTACTTTATTTATAAACCATAAAGACTTTTCTTATCTTAAAGATAAAATTAAAATCATCATCACGCAAGAGCCTCTAAATCAACTAAAAGATATTAAAAATCTCTTCTTAAATGAAAATGATCTATGCTATAAACACCTTAGCATTAATGTAGAACAAAAATATTATGAGCTTATCAAAGAAGATAAAGAAATAAAAGAAAGATTAAAAAGCTATTTTAAAGAATTTGTCAAAGTGCTAGATGAAAGGGTAAAATTTAGAAAAGAACACGCCCTAAATGAAAATGATGTGTTAGAATTCTTTAAAAACAATGCAAATTTAGCTTTGCAATTTAAGGCTTTATTAGATAGTGAATTAACCCACATTAAACAAACACACCCTGACATCATCGCTTCGTGGAAATATTATGAGGAATTTGAGAAAATTTGCGAGGGGTTTGGTTAA